In a genomic window of Streptomyces sp. NBC_01231:
- a CDS encoding GMC family oxidoreductase N-terminal domain-containing protein, whose translation MLGTATVPTSSAGDRALRQAADALGVGGTFHLTRVGIHFGTPGQQADDPYFRGYGPARTGCTQCGQCLTGCPTGAKNTLVKNYLHLADQAGARILPMTRATALYPQPDGIWQIHTTRTPTGPWPLRRRREVLTARQVVLAAGAWGTTELLHRSRPPVFPPPWAPAPAPTGR comes from the coding sequence ATGCTGGGCACAGCCACCGTGCCCACGTCATCGGCCGGCGACCGGGCACTGCGGCAGGCTGCCGACGCCCTCGGCGTGGGCGGAACCTTTCATCTCACCCGGGTCGGCATCCACTTCGGCACCCCCGGGCAACAGGCCGACGACCCGTACTTCCGTGGATACGGACCCGCCAGGACCGGGTGCACCCAGTGCGGGCAGTGCCTGACCGGCTGCCCCACGGGCGCGAAGAACACCCTGGTCAAGAACTACCTGCACCTTGCCGATCAGGCAGGCGCCCGCATCCTCCCGATGACGCGGGCGACCGCCCTGTACCCACAGCCCGACGGCATCTGGCAGATCCACACCACACGCACCCCCACCGGACCCTGGCCCTTACGCCGCAGGCGGGAGGTTCTGACTGCCCGGCAGGTGGTTCTGGCCGCGGGCGCCTGGGGCACCACCGAACTCCTCCACCGCTCCCGCCCCCCCGTCTTTCCCCCGCCCTGGGCACCCGCACCCGCACCAACCGGGAGGTGA
- a CDS encoding GMC family oxidoreductase produces MITGVAAPGFDTGPGVAISSAMRPDSETLVQLCRVSPGAHPLAGILLPFPLPGPWRAFGRRTALLFAMERKDSALTSRQRRTLFGRRMTFRPGTLRPEPVQIPAAEAVADTYARRIGGRARHLWTTVLKVPITAHLMGGCPTGTDPASNVADPYHRVHGYPTLHITDASVIPGNLGLNPSLTITAMAERAFAAWPQVGTTDPRPRQDEPYRPLPLAKAPACRTRSSSAWAAGGDGRRAPDPPVAGRLHRP; encoded by the coding sequence GTGATCACCGGGGTAGCCGCTCCCGGTTTCGACACCGGTCCCGGAGTCGCCATCTCCTCCGCCATGCGCCCCGACTCCGAAACCCTCGTCCAGCTGTGCCGCGTCAGTCCCGGCGCCCACCCGCTGGCAGGGATCTTGCTTCCCTTCCCGCTGCCCGGCCCGTGGCGCGCCTTCGGGCGGCGCACCGCCCTGCTCTTCGCCATGGAACGCAAGGACTCCGCCCTCACCAGCAGGCAGCGCCGCACCCTGTTCGGCAGACGGATGACCTTCCGCCCCGGCACCCTACGCCCCGAACCCGTCCAAATCCCCGCAGCCGAAGCCGTCGCCGACACCTACGCGCGGCGGATCGGGGGCCGTGCCCGCCACCTATGGACCACTGTGCTCAAAGTCCCCATCACCGCGCACCTGATGGGCGGCTGCCCCACCGGCACCGACCCCGCCAGCAACGTCGCCGACCCCTACCACCGGGTGCACGGCTACCCCACCCTCCACATCACCGACGCCTCCGTGATCCCGGGCAACCTCGGCCTCAACCCCTCGCTGACCATCACTGCCATGGCCGAACGCGCCTTCGCCGCCTGGCCCCAGGTCGGCACCACCGACCCACGCCCCCGCCAGGACGAGCCCTACCGCCCGCTGCCCCTCGCGAAAGCACCCGCATGCCGCACCCGCTCATCGTCCGCCTGGGCCGCTGGAGGTGACGGTCGCAGAGCACCCGACCCGCCAGTGGCTGGACGCCTACATAGGCCTTGA
- a CDS encoding GNAT family N-acetyltransferase, with protein MTVAEHPTRQWLDAYIGLDGHDNSQEAADQVLARIPGPAAYLSVEHGDQVTGMGLIVASPGCAGVFCMATHPAHRRQGIATAILHVGARWAAARGADELYLQVMDENHAARRLYDHVGFRISHTYHYRLKP; from the coding sequence GTGACGGTCGCAGAGCACCCGACCCGCCAGTGGCTGGACGCCTACATAGGCCTTGACGGCCACGACAACAGCCAGGAGGCCGCAGACCAGGTCCTCGCACGTATTCCCGGCCCCGCCGCCTACCTCAGCGTCGAACACGGCGACCAGGTGACCGGCATGGGACTCATCGTGGCCTCCCCGGGCTGCGCCGGAGTCTTCTGCATGGCTACCCACCCCGCGCATCGGCGGCAGGGAATCGCCACCGCGATTCTGCACGTCGGTGCCCGTTGGGCCGCAGCACGCGGCGCCGATGAGCTGTACCTGCAAGTCATGGACGAGAACCATGCCGCGCGCCGGCTGTACGACCATGTCGGATTCCGTATCTCGCACACCTACCACTACCGGCTCAAGCCCTGA
- a CDS encoding TIGR03618 family F420-dependent PPOX class oxidoreductase, translated as MSRATVELPAATRVFLTRPHTATLTTLRPDGTPHVTPVRFTFDAATGLVRVTTRAGARKARNVVAGGPTARVALCQADGFRWVTLEGRAAVTDDPARLAEAVRRYTVRYRAAPPAPLDLVVVEIAVDRVLSLNL; from the coding sequence GTGAGCCGGGCGACCGTCGAACTCCCGGCCGCCACACGGGTGTTCCTCACTCGCCCTCACACGGCCACCCTCACCACCCTCCGCCCCGACGGCACCCCGCACGTCACCCCTGTCCGCTTCACCTTCGACGCGGCCACCGGCCTGGTCCGTGTGACCACCCGGGCGGGAGCGCGCAAGGCCCGGAACGTGGTGGCGGGCGGCCCGACGGCCCGTGTCGCGCTCTGCCAGGCAGACGGCTTCCGCTGGGTCACCCTCGAAGGCCGGGCCGCCGTCACCGACGACCCCGCGCGCTTGGCCGAGGCGGTCCGCCGCTACACCGTCCGCTACCGCGCGGCCCCGCCCGCCCCGCTGGACCTGGTCGTCGTCGAGATCGCCGTCGACCGTGTCTTGAGCCTCAACCTCTGA
- a CDS encoding NAD(P)H-binding protein, which translates to MRIAVFGANGPTGRHLTDQALAACHEVVAVTRRPGSLPARPGLAVAVADATDPAAVDAAIGGTDAVLSALGARFSKETVTTYSASATVITGAMARHGIKRLLAVSSSIADPDWRPTGAHFFNHVLDPLVNRRLGRTLHEDMRRMEAVIRRTDLDWTLVRPSALFEHPVVTDYRTAETSADGVFTARADLAASMLRELKERRYVRTAMGVITTAVKPNIAKLIWNEGVMKK; encoded by the coding sequence ATGCGTATCGCAGTCTTCGGCGCCAACGGACCGACCGGTCGTCACCTCACCGACCAGGCCCTCGCCGCCTGCCACGAGGTCGTCGCCGTGACCCGCCGCCCCGGCTCCCTCCCCGCGCGACCCGGCCTCGCTGTGGCCGTCGCCGACGCCACCGACCCGGCGGCCGTCGACGCCGCGATCGGCGGGACGGACGCCGTCCTCTCCGCACTGGGCGCGCGCTTCAGCAAGGAGACCGTCACCACGTACTCGGCGAGCGCCACCGTCATCACCGGGGCCATGGCCCGCCACGGCATCAAGCGGCTGCTCGCCGTGAGCTCCAGCATCGCCGACCCGGACTGGCGTCCCACCGGCGCGCACTTCTTCAACCACGTGCTCGACCCGCTGGTGAACCGACGCCTCGGTCGCACCCTCCACGAGGACATGCGCCGCATGGAGGCCGTGATCCGGCGGACGGACCTCGACTGGACCCTCGTCCGGCCCTCGGCCCTCTTCGAGCACCCCGTCGTCACGGACTACCGGACCGCCGAGACCAGCGCCGACGGCGTCTTCACCGCCCGTGCCGACCTCGCCGCGAGCATGCTGCGCGAGCTGAAGGAGCGGCGGTACGTCCGTACGGCCATGGGTGTCATCACCACGGCCGTGAAGCCGAACATCGCCAAGCTGATCTGGAACGAGGGCGTGATGAAGAAGTGA
- a CDS encoding TetR family transcriptional regulator yields MNNAAPAPARTRGRPRGNPPTRESIVSAAHALFLKRGYRGTTLRAVAGAAGVDPALIAYHFGSKKGLFADVMQFQCANVLAVDDVLGGDPATLPGRLIDAVTDLWEDADFLQLTAQGDEAAEVIREYLERELLARLVEFLGGQDATARATAVVTILGGLIYTRYLNPLPTPAALTPSETRHILTPALRAALAPRPRTAATTRAGRRGSPISGGGAVRP; encoded by the coding sequence ATGAATAACGCCGCCCCTGCCCCCGCCCGCACCCGAGGCCGCCCCCGCGGCAACCCGCCGACCCGTGAGTCGATCGTCTCGGCGGCCCATGCGCTGTTCCTGAAGCGCGGCTACCGGGGCACCACCCTGCGCGCGGTGGCCGGGGCCGCCGGGGTCGACCCGGCGCTCATCGCGTACCACTTCGGCTCGAAGAAGGGCCTGTTCGCGGATGTGATGCAGTTCCAGTGCGCCAATGTGCTGGCGGTGGACGACGTCCTCGGCGGCGACCCGGCCACGCTTCCCGGCCGCCTGATCGACGCGGTGACGGACCTGTGGGAGGACGCCGACTTCCTACAGCTCACCGCCCAGGGCGACGAGGCTGCCGAGGTGATCCGCGAATACCTGGAACGCGAGCTGCTGGCCCGGCTTGTTGAATTTCTCGGCGGCCAGGACGCGACCGCCCGCGCCACGGCCGTGGTGACGATCCTCGGCGGCCTCATCTACACCCGCTACCTCAACCCCCTCCCCACCCCCGCCGCCCTCACCCCGTCCGAGACCCGCCACATCCTCACCCCGGCGCTGCGCGCGGCACTGGCCCCGAGGCCGCGCACCGCGGCAACCACCAGAGCGGGCCGTCGGGGCTCGCCGATCTCCGGTGGAGGCGCCGTCCGGCCTTGA
- a CDS encoding ALF repeat-containing protein, whose product MRLHRVAPGIAAGILAPALLLATPSFAATAAPTAVTVPTVSSSADEPDADDLRVAIVRILADPDSGRRVTREANALLDANDPEAMRAWLETGYRIAQAEDDRVAIARILADPSISPALRAAANAALDDNTPEALRHFLEVGRYQVA is encoded by the coding sequence TTGCGACTGCATCGCGTAGCGCCCGGCATTGCCGCGGGCATCCTCGCCCCGGCCCTCCTGCTCGCCACCCCGTCCTTCGCCGCCACGGCGGCACCGACCGCGGTGACGGTGCCCACAGTGTCCTCGTCCGCGGACGAGCCGGACGCCGACGACCTGAGGGTGGCCATAGTCCGGATCCTCGCCGACCCGGACAGCGGCCGGCGTGTGACACGAGAAGCCAACGCCCTCCTGGACGCCAACGACCCCGAGGCGATGCGCGCCTGGCTGGAGACCGGCTACCGCATCGCCCAGGCCGAGGACGACCGCGTCGCCATCGCCCGCATCCTCGCCGACCCGTCCATCAGCCCGGCCCTGCGCGCGGCAGCCAACGCCGCCCTCGACGACAACACACCCGAAGCACTGCGCCACTTCCTGGAAGTCGGCAGGTACCAGGTCGCCTGA
- a CDS encoding class I SAM-dependent methyltransferase yields MTTPHGQAVAEQMLPHSSEAVSLGGLREGHKCREAHLIDGGYTSAAGFDNADLLAAAPSAEVTATDLNEAMVAFGSTRASGAVWRQADAQRLPFPDGGFDVVVCQFGVMFFPDRIEAFTEVRRVLAPGGRFLFNTWGPLGTHAFEVALQAGLERAFPVDPPRFFQTVPHGYADPAVVAADLAAAGFAVEDEQELTLQGRAASTADLATGYLTGTPVRAAVEERGDGPAVRATVIEEMTARLGPGPVTAPMMAYVFRAA; encoded by the coding sequence ATGACGACCCCTCACGGGCAGGCGGTGGCTGAGCAGATGCTCCCCCACTCGTCTGAAGCAGTATCACTCGGGGGTCTGCGCGAGGGCCACAAATGTCGGGAGGCGCATCTCATCGACGGCGGTTACACCTCTGCGGCCGGGTTCGACAACGCGGACCTGCTCGCAGCGGCACCCTCGGCCGAGGTGACGGCCACCGACCTGAACGAGGCCATGGTCGCTTTCGGGTCGACCCGGGCCTCTGGCGCGGTGTGGCGGCAGGCCGACGCGCAGCGGCTGCCGTTCCCGGACGGAGGCTTCGACGTGGTGGTCTGCCAGTTCGGCGTGATGTTCTTTCCTGACCGCATCGAGGCCTTCACCGAGGTCCGCCGGGTGCTGGCCCCGGGCGGCCGGTTCCTGTTCAACACCTGGGGCCCGCTCGGGACGCACGCCTTCGAAGTCGCGCTGCAGGCCGGGCTGGAGCGGGCCTTTCCGGTCGACCCGCCACGGTTCTTCCAGACGGTTCCGCACGGCTATGCCGACCCCGCTGTCGTGGCCGCTGATCTGGCGGCCGCCGGGTTCGCTGTCGAGGACGAGCAGGAGCTGACGCTTCAGGGTCGGGCCGCGTCGACCGCCGACCTTGCCACCGGGTACCTCACCGGGACACCGGTGCGAGCGGCCGTTGAGGAGCGCGGCGACGGACCGGCCGTCCGGGCCACCGTCATCGAGGAGATGACGGCCCGGCTGGGCCCGGGGCCGGTCACCGCCCCGATGATGGCGTACGTCTTCCGTGCCGCCTGA